The region TCCTTTCCTCCCCGATGCACCCACTGCGCTCGTCTCGTCATTTTCCAATTTCCCTCGCTGGCGCTACCGCCCTTTGTGCTTCTTCTTAGACACGGTGAAGCGTTTGAATGCAACCACCAGCCCGCTGCGGTTCTTGCTTCATTTTTTGTCTCTCCTGCGAGGTTTGATATGCCGTAATGGCGCGATATGCTGCCGCAACGCaacggagaaaaagagaaatcggtTTTCGGCTTTAGCGAGTCTTTTGTCGAATTGTTGGTTATAAAACGCGCGaaccatatataaaaatgaagatattAGAAGTCAATGAAATGTCAACGGCAGGCGTAACGCTATAGACTATAGAGTCAACAACACTTAGCAAATCGTATTATAAACTGAGACTTATCtttatcaagatatttaatttcatacacGATTTAATCTTATCTGAATAACTACACTGAAAACAGACTAACGCAGTTTTAAAATGATGAATCTATCCGcttattttctcatttaaaaaacaaatgtgatcaaatattatctttacaaatatttaaaattaataagtctgaattaatttaaggataaaacataaataaaatttaagaattttaatatttaaaggaattttttaaaatttttggtatcttaaaaaatataatatcaattgaTTCTCTCTCGTTGCTTTCTCGTTAGTATCACTGCATCTTTCTTTCAGCAGTTCTATTGTAAACATGTCCCTTTCGCGCGAAGGCgaaacacacatacacacatactaATGCAAATTTTCGTAGATGCATCTGGGAATTAACTGAGGTACATGTATAATGTGACTCGCATATGAGGGGTTTAagaatgtttttttcaaaatctgtCGGCAACATGAAATTCTTTGTGAAATACGTTCGGAGTGTACGTGTTTCGCATTCGCgcctttaataaataactgaCAACGATCCCATCGGGACTTCGACATTGGATTTTCTAATTACGAAATTGCTAATGGGAGAGTTCGTTCTCGTCATTCTCAATTCAGACGACGCGACATTGCATTTAATCTACATGGAGTTTATTCTTTCGGATTTTAGGTCGCTGGAAATAATTGACAGTTAATCCGATGTAATATtgttagataaattaatttttttattaaataaaaatatttgttttttgtgTTGCCCATCTTTCAGGTCTCGTTatcttactttattttatatcattccGTCAACATTACATcacatacaaaatttttcatcgttcttttttattacctaatatacatatatgtgcccgataatttttatctctttcagCGATCACCTTTGCGCCGGCAGAGGCACATGTGGGAAATGATATTCTAATGCGAATACCACATTACCGTaggaacataaaattaaatatgggAAACGCGACTAGTTCCGCCGCGGTGTACCGCCTTTTACGTTACACCGAGACGGACGCGTTAACATTCATCTTGTGTTGCAGCCGAGAGGAAGACATCCTTAGGCAAAGATTGGCACGGTTCGTGTTTACGCTGCGAGAAATGCAATAAGACCTTAACACCCGGGGGTCATGCCGAGCACGAAGGGAAACCCTACTGCAATCACCCTTGCTATTCAGCTCTGTTCGGTCCAGGAGGTAAATGGAAATTTTCGTCTCGGTTCGAGCGATGCGCTTCGTTTCCTCTAAAACTGCTTCATATTCAAACCCTTATCAAAACCCTTCGTAGAACATCGCTGTCctgcatttaatatattaaattaatatgcatCTTATTTCATCTGTTTATACGCGTATCTCATTGCTCTTTATACTGTTTTCAAATTAGGTTTGCAGTGCTTCTAATATTGCAGGTTCGCGTAATGAAATGATCGCTGTTATTACAGGTTTCGGACGTGGCGGTGCTGAAAGTtatgtttacaataaataaagtgTAAATATAAAAGCAGTAATGTGTACTTCAATTAAGACAATTGTACAATTTCGAATGCAAGGAGCAGTTGGacacttaaatataaaataacgatcATTCTGGTTATTTATGTATACGTAAATATCTCTATTTTCTACAAGAATTTCAGGATTGTATAcggtattaaatataataacggtgctatataagaagaaaataattatattttctatctatTTACCACTATCCCATTACCCATGCCTATAATTGATCTAATATCTAGAACGGGGATAATACAGATTACATGTTCTATTATATACGCATGCGATACATTAGGCTACGGCTACATAATGCCGATAAAGGAGAGATGCACGTTCACGACTAGAGATGCGTTGCCATCACGTACAGTTAGCtcagaataaataaagatttttcatataaaaacataagcAATGTAACGCAACATTTTGTTGTCTCATAATCTtagttatttctttctttttattattgtattaattatattgatttttttctatattctcTATAGGAGTATTCATTGCTGTAAACAGATGTCGCCAAATACACTTTcacgaattattaataaactttatattgtaattttacaaagtatcgattttgatgtaaatcaaaacagattttttttaatattgtgttataataataagaaagatagctttatttttcacttttaatagctttattcacttttatttagcatttttttgcaaatgtaccatatgtatttgttatatttgctgattttatatttaacaaaattgataTTAGTGGTAACTTTTTGtttgacttttattttttataatgcacGAGGTATAGAAGGACGATAGTAATTTTCTTCAGATTCTCTTATTCAATATCGATTTAACttacaaaatggaaatattaaattatttttaaaaaagatattttatatatataattatttttaacaatattttggCAGGTATTTGATCTCTACAGCAATTTAAATTAgtcaaatgttaaatttaaaaatatttacatgaaaaattgaattaggGAATTAGGTGTAAAGatgaatttcatatatatatgtatatatataaacctcatatttatttaaaaaggatGTACAGAGTTTTGTTTGCAAGTATCAACAGCGAGACTCGGCAAGAGCGGCGCACGGAACAAGAATATCACAcggaacaaataaaataaaatgagataatGTGTGCTCG is a window of Temnothorax longispinosus isolate EJ_2023e chromosome 1, Tlon_JGU_v1, whole genome shotgun sequence DNA encoding:
- the LOC139809028 gene encoding cysteine-rich protein 1 gives rise to the protein MPNCPKCDKPVYFAERKTSLGKDWHGSCLRCEKCNKTLTPGGHAEHEGKPYCNHPCYSALFGPGGFGRGGAESYVYNK